A stretch of Dietzia lutea DNA encodes these proteins:
- a CDS encoding dienelactone hydrolase family protein, giving the protein MTVDLRIDTADGTAEAFVSRRAAADHDLPGVLMFPDIFGLRPQIRAMADRIADWGYVVLVPNVFYRSGTADELEPTTDLRKPGERDGYLETAVPRMNSLTSELSRLDTAAYLDALTALPGVAGGVGVIGYCMGARLAMRAGGDHPDRIQTVGGFHGGGLVTEEPDSPHRSLATTRAAVLLRHADDDPSMPPEGMDAITSLARESGVALDQAVYPGAPHGYSMADTSMYDEASAERHFEDLREHLSRRLSR; this is encoded by the coding sequence ATGACCGTAGACCTGCGCATCGACACTGCCGACGGGACCGCGGAGGCGTTCGTCTCACGCCGCGCGGCCGCGGACCACGACCTGCCGGGCGTGCTGATGTTCCCCGACATCTTCGGCCTGCGGCCGCAGATCCGCGCGATGGCCGACCGCATCGCCGACTGGGGCTACGTGGTCCTCGTGCCGAACGTCTTCTACCGGTCCGGCACCGCCGACGAGCTCGAACCCACCACGGACCTGCGCAAACCGGGCGAGCGGGACGGCTACCTCGAGACGGCCGTGCCGCGGATGAACAGCCTCACCTCCGAGCTGTCCCGCCTGGACACCGCCGCCTACCTGGACGCGCTGACGGCGCTGCCCGGGGTCGCGGGCGGCGTCGGGGTCATCGGCTACTGCATGGGCGCGCGTCTGGCGATGCGCGCGGGCGGGGACCACCCTGATCGGATCCAGACGGTCGGCGGGTTCCACGGCGGCGGCCTGGTCACGGAGGAGCCGGACAGTCCGCACCGGAGCCTGGCGACCACCCGCGCCGCGGTCCTGCTGCGTCACGCCGACGACGACCCCTCGATGCCGCCGGAGGGCATGGACGCCATCACCTCCCTCGCCCGCGAGTCCGGAGTGGCGCTCGACCAGGCCGTCTACCCGGGCGCTCCGCACGGCTACTCGATGGCGGATACGTCGATGTACGACGAGGCCTCGGCGGAGCGCCACTTCGAGGACCTTCGCGAGCACCTGTCGCGCCGCCTCTCGCGCTGA
- a CDS encoding 12-oxophytodienoate reductase: MTPLVAAGREALFRSLDVRSLHLANRLVMSPMTRMDCPGGLPDEINRDYYAARAAGGTGLVVTEGIGVDHPTSVDHSAIPRLDGPESVAAWRVVTDAVHAAGGRIMAQLWHVGPLWGANARFDRENRDRLVAMHPMRPSGLWGTPGVTTYSERSIERWSPAVEPMTESDIADVIGAFARSARYALEAGFDGVTLHGGHGYLLDAFVWADTNRRTDEWGGDLAARSRFPAAVVVAVREAIGAEAPLFYRFSQHTQQDYTVLKATNPEELGVYLGALAEAGVDLFDASTRRFNDPAFPDLEGDDGKVTLAGWARRLTGKPAGAVGGVGIGTSLREQKSGKAAVAADNIDSVVECMERGEFDLISIGRMHLADPAIARVLREAEPLPEFDREVHEAPLRAPA, from the coding sequence ATGACTCCGCTGGTCGCCGCCGGTCGTGAAGCCCTGTTCCGGTCGCTTGACGTCCGCTCCCTGCACCTGGCCAACCGCCTGGTCATGTCGCCGATGACGCGGATGGACTGCCCGGGCGGGCTGCCCGACGAGATCAACCGGGACTACTACGCGGCCCGCGCTGCGGGCGGTACCGGACTGGTCGTCACCGAGGGCATCGGCGTGGACCACCCCACGTCGGTCGACCACTCCGCGATCCCGCGCCTCGACGGTCCGGAGTCCGTGGCGGCGTGGCGCGTGGTGACGGACGCCGTGCACGCCGCGGGCGGCCGGATCATGGCGCAGCTGTGGCACGTCGGTCCGCTGTGGGGCGCCAACGCCCGCTTCGATCGCGAGAACCGCGACCGCCTCGTGGCGATGCACCCCATGCGCCCGTCGGGTCTGTGGGGCACGCCGGGCGTCACCACGTACTCGGAGCGGAGCATCGAGCGCTGGTCGCCGGCGGTGGAGCCGATGACCGAGTCGGACATCGCCGACGTGATCGGCGCCTTCGCCCGGTCGGCGCGGTATGCCCTCGAGGCCGGGTTCGACGGGGTCACCCTGCACGGCGGCCACGGCTACCTGCTGGACGCGTTCGTCTGGGCCGATACTAACCGCCGCACCGACGAGTGGGGCGGCGACCTGGCGGCGCGGAGCCGCTTCCCCGCAGCGGTGGTGGTGGCGGTCCGCGAGGCCATCGGCGCGGAGGCGCCGCTGTTCTACCGCTTCTCGCAGCACACGCAGCAGGACTACACGGTGCTCAAGGCCACCAACCCCGAGGAGCTCGGCGTCTACCTCGGCGCGCTCGCCGAGGCGGGCGTCGACCTGTTCGACGCGTCAACCAGGCGGTTCAACGACCCGGCGTTCCCCGACCTGGAAGGTGACGACGGCAAGGTGACCCTCGCCGGGTGGGCCCGCAGGCTCACGGGTAAGCCGGCGGGCGCCGTGGGCGGCGTGGGGATCGGGACGTCCCTGCGCGAGCAGAAGTCGGGCAAGGCGGCCGTGGCGGCCGACAACATCGATTCGGTCGTGGAGTGCATGGAGCGCGGCGAGTTCGATCTCATCTCCATCGGCCGGATGCACCTGGCGGATCCGGCGATCGCCCGGGTCCTGCGGGAGGCCGAGCCGCTTCCGGAGTTCGACCGCGAGGTGCACGAGGCGCCGCTGCGCGCCCCCGCCTGA
- a CDS encoding TetR/AcrR family transcriptional regulator — protein MTADFPDLSDLTPGAQQILDVGSELFYEQGIHAVGVDTIAAESGISKPTLYKHFGSKDGLVVAYLLNRHRWWWRLLEEEVERAESPRALAIFDVYAADHGNARRGCAFLNAAAELPEDHPAHEVIRYHKHSICDLLEDLVKEDAAPDIDHRLLANHLFLLVEGAFAHRPIYGTELVWQGRAMASRLLSGPGIEGQPARGQAGAPPR, from the coding sequence ATGACTGCCGACTTTCCTGACCTCAGCGACCTGACTCCCGGGGCGCAGCAGATCCTCGACGTGGGCTCGGAGCTCTTCTACGAGCAGGGCATCCACGCGGTCGGGGTGGACACGATCGCCGCCGAATCCGGAATCTCGAAGCCGACCCTCTACAAACACTTCGGCTCCAAGGACGGGCTCGTGGTGGCCTATCTCCTCAATCGCCACCGTTGGTGGTGGAGGTTGTTGGAGGAGGAGGTGGAGCGCGCGGAGAGCCCGCGCGCTCTGGCGATCTTCGATGTCTACGCCGCCGACCACGGAAACGCCCGGCGAGGCTGCGCATTCCTCAACGCCGCCGCCGAGCTGCCCGAGGACCACCCGGCGCACGAGGTGATTCGCTACCACAAGCACTCAATCTGCGACCTGCTCGAAGATCTGGTCAAAGAGGATGCCGCGCCGGACATCGACCACCGACTGTTGGCCAACCATCTGTTTCTGCTCGTGGAGGGCGCGTTCGCGCACCGCCCCATCTACGGGACGGAACTGGTGTGGCAGGGCCGCGCAATGGCCAGTCGGCTGTTGTCCGGGCCCGGGATCGAGGGCCAGCCGGCCCGGGGGCAGGCGGGCGCGCCACCACGGTGA
- a CDS encoding HdeD family acid-resistance protein: MSAARTASPTPTAPDARRRVNPLRVALLIGGLIAVGFGVAVLVWPVKTAVAVTGVLAVYAIAGGIVYVAVAILAKRHGTGSRIGHALLGLLFIMAGAYAFASLQESALFLALFVTVMIGVLWIVEGFTALFTLGDTGSTALTIVFAIISVLAGFALLSTPVWGAGFLWWLFAVSLLVLGVLNVIRAFPLRG; this comes from the coding sequence ATGTCAGCTGCCCGGACCGCCTCGCCCACTCCGACCGCCCCCGACGCCCGGCGCCGGGTAAATCCGCTCCGCGTCGCACTCCTGATCGGCGGCCTGATCGCCGTGGGCTTCGGAGTGGCGGTCCTGGTGTGGCCCGTGAAGACAGCCGTCGCCGTGACCGGCGTGCTCGCGGTCTACGCGATCGCCGGCGGAATCGTCTATGTCGCCGTCGCGATCCTCGCCAAGCGCCACGGGACGGGCAGCCGGATCGGGCATGCCCTTCTCGGGCTGTTGTTCATCATGGCGGGCGCCTACGCCTTCGCGTCACTACAGGAGTCGGCGCTCTTCCTGGCGCTGTTCGTGACCGTCATGATCGGCGTGTTGTGGATCGTGGAGGGCTTCACCGCGCTGTTCACCCTCGGCGACACCGGCTCCACCGCGTTGACGATCGTCTTCGCGATCATCTCCGTACTCGCCGGGTTCGCGCTGCTCTCCACTCCCGTGTGGGGCGCGGGCTTCCTCTGGTGGCTCTTCGCCGTCTCGCTGCTGGTGCTGGGGGTTCTCAACGTGATCCGCGCGTTTCCGCTGCGGGGCTGA
- the fmdA gene encoding formamidase, which translates to MPDVIFPLDPNRPFDDQDLIGHSRWHPEIPPVAAVRPGQTFRVECREWFDGAIKNDDSAEDILRAPFHTGHKLSGPFAVEGVKPGDLLVVDIVDIGPTSTDELGPLAGQGWGYTGIFSPRNGGGFLGHHFPDAYKAVWEFGGGRATTRHIPGVGFEGAPHPGLMGTAPSAELLARWNKREAALVATKPLRVPPLALPPLPDGALLGHLAEDDAPRVAAEAAQTAPPRENGGNQDVKNLTAGSRVYYPVFVDGANLSVGDLHFSQGDGEITFCGAIEMGGYIDLHVDVIPGGMDTYRVHENPVFVPGGAGPRYDDWISFSGISVTEKGKQRFLDPYLAYQRACLSAIDYLTSFGYTREQAYLLIGAAPVEGHLSSVVDIPNACATLYIPTAIFDFDVKPGVDGPHRVGPGVDVPRAEASRLPDDEVLRAIPKDKSALLASARRLAGQRVRPLREAISRIWR; encoded by the coding sequence GTGCCCGACGTGATCTTCCCCCTCGATCCGAACCGGCCGTTCGACGACCAGGACCTCATCGGCCACAGTCGTTGGCATCCGGAGATCCCGCCGGTGGCGGCGGTCCGGCCCGGCCAGACCTTTCGGGTTGAGTGCCGGGAGTGGTTCGACGGCGCCATCAAAAACGACGACTCGGCCGAGGACATCCTCCGGGCGCCGTTCCACACCGGGCACAAGCTGAGCGGACCGTTCGCAGTGGAGGGCGTGAAGCCAGGGGATCTCCTCGTCGTCGACATCGTGGACATCGGCCCCACCTCCACTGACGAGCTCGGCCCCCTCGCCGGCCAGGGCTGGGGGTACACGGGGATCTTCTCCCCGCGCAACGGCGGCGGATTCCTCGGCCACCACTTTCCCGACGCCTACAAGGCGGTCTGGGAGTTCGGCGGCGGGCGCGCCACCACACGCCACATCCCCGGCGTGGGATTCGAGGGTGCGCCGCACCCGGGTCTCATGGGGACCGCGCCGTCGGCCGAGCTGCTCGCCAGGTGGAACAAGAGAGAGGCCGCGCTGGTCGCCACCAAGCCGCTGCGCGTCCCGCCGCTCGCGCTGCCGCCGCTGCCCGACGGCGCGCTGCTCGGTCATCTGGCGGAGGACGACGCCCCGCGCGTCGCCGCCGAGGCAGCGCAGACCGCACCGCCACGCGAGAACGGCGGCAACCAGGACGTCAAGAACCTCACCGCCGGCAGCCGGGTCTACTATCCGGTGTTCGTCGACGGCGCGAACCTGTCGGTAGGGGACCTGCACTTCTCGCAGGGCGACGGCGAGATCACCTTCTGCGGCGCCATCGAGATGGGCGGGTACATCGACCTGCACGTCGACGTGATCCCCGGCGGCATGGACACCTACCGTGTCCACGAGAACCCGGTGTTCGTCCCCGGCGGGGCAGGGCCCCGGTACGACGACTGGATCTCCTTCTCCGGCATCTCCGTCACCGAGAAGGGCAAGCAGCGCTTCCTCGATCCGTACCTGGCCTACCAGCGGGCCTGTCTCAGCGCGATCGACTACCTCACCAGCTTCGGTTACACCCGCGAGCAGGCCTACCTGCTCATCGGCGCCGCGCCGGTCGAGGGGCACCTGTCGAGCGTGGTCGACATCCCCAACGCCTGTGCGACGCTGTACATCCCCACGGCGATCTTCGACTTCGACGTCAAGCCCGGCGTCGACGGCCCACACCGCGTCGGACCCGGTGTGGACGTGCCGCGGGCCGAGGCGTCCCGACTGCCCGACGACGAGGTCCTGCGGGCGATCCCCAAGGACAAAAGCGCGCTCCTGGCGTCGGCGAGGCGGCTGGCCGGGCAACGGGTGCGTCCGCTGCGTGAGGCGATCAGCCGCATCTGGCGCTAG
- a CDS encoding oxygenase MpaB family protein, translated as MTAVHHSAESGSDAPAAPARSVPARTGSRRARLNPAERDLTQIDSLLELSTGLWPWLPGANVIMQLANPAVGYGVFESRVESGRVDRHPIKRGRTTGLYLAVATIGNESDRAFIHDEVKRIHSQVFSTPESPVRYSGNSQQLQLWVAVCLLRFFVDQYELLYRELTPPEREHVLALGRPLATVLNVSPDAWPENWQAYEEYFQEGIEAAQIDAPVREMLDDLVRFGPVSGKLLGAGTALHRLVGPANHSFTRFGVPQRTREEMHWEIRPADLRRRRRISAVARAGDVLLPTPLKVLYTVALWDMRIRRALGIAVF; from the coding sequence ATGACCGCGGTCCACCACTCCGCCGAATCCGGTTCCGACGCCCCGGCCGCGCCTGCACGTTCCGTGCCCGCACGAACCGGGTCTCGACGCGCGCGGCTGAACCCGGCCGAGCGTGATCTCACGCAGATCGACTCCCTGCTGGAGTTGTCCACGGGCCTGTGGCCGTGGCTGCCCGGGGCCAACGTGATCATGCAGCTGGCCAATCCGGCGGTGGGGTACGGCGTGTTCGAGAGCCGGGTCGAGTCGGGGCGGGTGGACCGGCACCCGATCAAGCGTGGTCGCACGACCGGGCTGTACCTGGCGGTGGCGACCATCGGGAACGAGTCCGACCGGGCCTTCATTCACGACGAGGTCAAGAGGATCCACTCCCAGGTGTTCTCGACCCCCGAGTCCCCGGTGCGGTATTCGGGCAATTCGCAGCAGCTCCAGCTATGGGTGGCGGTGTGTCTCCTGCGGTTCTTCGTCGACCAGTACGAGTTGTTGTACCGCGAGCTCACCCCGCCGGAGCGCGAGCACGTCCTGGCGTTGGGCAGGCCCCTGGCGACGGTCCTCAACGTGAGCCCGGACGCGTGGCCGGAGAACTGGCAGGCGTACGAGGAGTACTTCCAGGAGGGCATCGAGGCCGCGCAGATCGACGCCCCGGTCCGCGAGATGCTCGACGACCTCGTCCGGTTCGGCCCGGTGTCGGGAAAGCTGCTCGGGGCGGGCACCGCGCTGCACCGGCTGGTGGGTCCGGCGAACCACTCCTTCACCCGGTTCGGTGTGCCGCAGCGGACCCGCGAGGAGATGCACTGGGAGATCAGGCCCGCTGATCTGCGTCGCAGGCGCCGGATCAGTGCCGTGGCCCGCGCCGGCGACGTGCTGCTGCCGACACCGCTGAAGGTCCTGTACACCGTCGCCCTGTGGGATATGCGGATCCGCAGGGCGCTGGGGATCGCGGTCTTCTGA
- a CDS encoding TetR/AcrR family transcriptional regulator — MADNSRAGRVYGGLSPAEREAARRQNLLDAAIDTLIAGEKLTVRGLCARTGLTSRYFYENFSSTDELAETAYDTCVAGIAETVSLAFATPHDLPVQIERAMTALVETLEKDPRAGHILFSYRIDNPLISRKRQESTAFFARITAATAGASVQSSVDVGHAAQFVVGGVTQLLSVWLNSDETDSSELDGPAVAGLAATMINALAAQLSEAPTSSSS, encoded by the coding sequence GTGGCGGACAATAGCAGGGCGGGACGGGTGTACGGCGGACTGTCGCCGGCCGAACGCGAGGCCGCGCGTCGCCAGAACCTCTTGGACGCCGCCATCGACACCCTCATCGCCGGGGAGAAGCTCACCGTCCGCGGACTGTGCGCACGCACAGGGCTCACCTCGCGCTACTTCTACGAGAACTTCAGCTCCACCGACGAGCTCGCCGAAACGGCGTACGACACCTGCGTCGCCGGTATCGCCGAAACGGTGTCCTTGGCGTTCGCCACACCACACGACCTCCCCGTGCAGATCGAGCGCGCCATGACGGCCCTCGTCGAGACCCTCGAGAAGGATCCTCGTGCGGGACACATCCTGTTCTCCTACCGGATCGACAACCCGCTGATCTCGCGGAAACGGCAGGAGTCCACCGCGTTCTTCGCCCGGATCACCGCCGCGACCGCAGGCGCGTCGGTGCAGTCCTCCGTGGACGTGGGACACGCCGCCCAGTTCGTGGTCGGCGGAGTGACGCAGTTGCTGTCCGTCTGGCTCAATTCCGACGAGACCGACTCCTCGGAGCTGGACGGACCCGCCGTGGCCGGACTGGCCGCCACCATGATCAACGCGCTGGCCGCCCAGTTGTCCGAGGCGCCGACCTCGTCGTCGTCCTAA
- a CDS encoding LysR family transcriptional regulator has protein sequence MRVRLGTQLLERTPRGADLTEAGRVLVTEARGVLDAAEAAVRRTRMAAVGRRALVLATKAGASLEVVERLLAAVAERGDLSDVEVLLCEVGEQSWLLRRGRADVAIIHRPVDDLAGFETRDFLTEGQVAINPAGHPLAARTELGMEGIRYVPDLPLARWPRLDGTYPEGPGPEVRTQSAIAHLVALGRALLVIPASSRAWQWPRHAAVPVVDAPEITTVLAWPAHRRSADIEVLAALAADVGG, from the coding sequence GTGCGCGTCCGGCTCGGTACGCAGCTGCTCGAACGCACTCCCCGCGGCGCCGACCTCACCGAGGCCGGACGGGTGCTGGTCACGGAGGCGCGGGGCGTGCTCGACGCGGCCGAGGCCGCGGTCCGGCGGACGCGGATGGCCGCCGTCGGTCGGCGCGCGTTGGTGCTGGCGACCAAAGCCGGTGCCTCACTCGAAGTGGTGGAGCGGTTACTGGCCGCGGTCGCCGAACGCGGCGACCTCTCCGACGTCGAGGTGCTCCTGTGCGAGGTCGGCGAGCAGTCGTGGCTGCTCCGCCGAGGTCGCGCCGACGTGGCGATCATTCACCGGCCGGTCGACGACCTCGCCGGATTCGAGACCCGCGACTTCCTCACCGAAGGTCAGGTGGCGATCAACCCCGCGGGCCACCCGCTCGCCGCCCGGACCGAGCTGGGGATGGAGGGGATCCGGTACGTCCCGGACCTGCCGCTGGCCCGGTGGCCGCGGCTGGACGGCACCTATCCGGAGGGGCCCGGGCCGGAGGTGCGTACGCAGTCGGCGATCGCCCATCTCGTCGCGCTGGGAAGGGCTCTTCTGGTGATCCCCGCCTCCAGCCGCGCGTGGCAGTGGCCCCGGCATGCGGCGGTCCCCGTCGTCGACGCCCCTGAGATCACCACGGTCCTCGCGTGGCCGGCCCATCGCCGTTCCGCGGACATCGAGGTGCTGGCGGCGCTGGCCGCCGACGTGGGTGGCTGA
- a CDS encoding ABC transporter substrate-binding protein encodes MFRHHPRTALAALLVAGLALAGCSRGEALESGGTVEPFAEPVTITNCEREATYTEPPQRIVSMNDHVTETLIQMGAGDRIVGMGYGEQNDVLPEVADQFHAIPSLADEYPTWEQIVDLEPDLVVAGMRSAFDEKEGRSRDALEAAGINTFLFSEYCGEGFPDLSMLETDFSQLGRVLGVEQGARDLTDRIRAQLTDVRTALDAAGVTGIPTFFYDSGEAEPMTIGGVGIGQLIGEYAGADNIFSEGDKPYPKTTWEVLGERQPEAIVVLDYGATSAEDKIAYLRAQPIMATTPAIRDDRIVVVPLADFFESSRMATSVETIARELHPHAFG; translated from the coding sequence ATGTTCCGTCACCACCCCAGAACCGCGCTGGCCGCGCTGCTCGTGGCCGGCCTGGCGCTCGCCGGCTGCTCCCGCGGTGAGGCGCTCGAGAGCGGCGGCACGGTCGAGCCCTTCGCCGAACCCGTCACCATCACCAATTGCGAGCGCGAGGCCACCTACACCGAGCCGCCGCAGCGCATCGTCTCGATGAACGACCACGTCACGGAGACCCTCATCCAGATGGGTGCGGGCGACCGGATCGTCGGGATGGGCTACGGCGAGCAGAACGACGTGCTGCCCGAGGTCGCCGACCAGTTCCACGCCATCCCCTCCCTGGCCGATGAGTACCCCACCTGGGAACAGATCGTCGACCTCGAGCCCGACCTCGTGGTCGCCGGCATGCGCAGCGCGTTCGACGAGAAGGAGGGACGCAGCCGCGACGCCCTCGAGGCCGCCGGCATCAACACGTTTCTGTTCTCGGAGTACTGCGGCGAGGGCTTCCCCGACCTGTCGATGCTCGAGACGGACTTCTCCCAGCTCGGCCGCGTCCTCGGCGTCGAGCAGGGCGCCCGCGACCTCACCGACCGGATCCGCGCGCAGCTCACCGACGTCCGCACCGCGCTCGACGCGGCCGGCGTGACCGGCATCCCCACGTTCTTCTACGACAGCGGCGAGGCCGAGCCCATGACGATCGGCGGGGTGGGCATCGGCCAGCTGATCGGCGAGTACGCGGGCGCGGACAACATCTTCTCCGAGGGCGACAAGCCGTACCCCAAGACCACGTGGGAGGTCCTGGGCGAGCGCCAGCCGGAGGCGATCGTCGTGCTGGACTACGGCGCGACCAGCGCGGAGGACAAGATCGCCTACCTGCGCGCGCAGCCGATCATGGCCACCACCCCGGCCATCCGGGACGACCGGATCGTGGTGGTGCCGCTGGCGGACTTCTTCGAGAGCTCGCGGATGGCGACCTCGGTGGAGACCATCGCCCGCGAGCTGCACCCGCATGCGTTCGGGTAG
- a CDS encoding FecCD family ABC transporter permease: MTSVAAKPDRRGGRRPPARAGADLAVVSPSDATDTADAGATTTTTDAPSPAPTGRRPLALICLPLLAALAVAIAAGVSLGSVSIPIGDVWAIVAHRFAPGAFEPWWTDAREAIVLESRLPRALMAAAVGASLAVAGGVAQAVTRNPLADPYLLGVSSGAGFGVVALTVLGVGAGMWGVFTLPMAAFVGALLPLAGVVLVARRAHDTTAIVLVGAAMTMVFGALNTFTLLVLGDDHQLGTVMRWLAGGFGDAGWTMVWAPIAILVVTGTVVMLCSRHLDLLLTGDDGATAMGVHVPRFRILMLLLVSLLTAGAVAVSGTIGFIGLLIPHLAGFLTGRTSARLLPTAALLGALALVLADIAARAVSEGAELPVGVITGVVGGPVFLAMLWRRYGKASI; encoded by the coding sequence ATGACGTCGGTAGCCGCGAAACCCGATCGCCGCGGGGGCCGCCGCCCGCCGGCCCGGGCCGGGGCCGACCTCGCCGTCGTCTCCCCCTCCGACGCCACTGACACCGCCGACGCGGGAGCCACCACGACCACCACCGACGCCCCCTCCCCCGCGCCCACCGGGCGCCGGCCCCTCGCGCTGATCTGCCTGCCGCTGCTGGCCGCACTCGCGGTCGCGATCGCGGCGGGCGTCTCGCTGGGCTCGGTGTCCATCCCGATCGGGGACGTGTGGGCGATCGTCGCGCACCGCTTCGCCCCCGGGGCGTTCGAGCCGTGGTGGACCGACGCCCGCGAGGCGATCGTCCTCGAGTCGCGGCTGCCCCGCGCGCTGATGGCGGCGGCCGTGGGCGCGTCCCTGGCGGTGGCGGGCGGCGTCGCGCAGGCCGTAACCCGTAACCCGCTCGCGGACCCGTACCTGCTCGGGGTCTCCTCGGGCGCGGGCTTCGGCGTCGTCGCCCTCACGGTCCTCGGGGTGGGCGCGGGGATGTGGGGCGTGTTCACCCTGCCGATGGCCGCGTTCGTCGGCGCGTTGCTCCCGCTGGCCGGAGTGGTGCTGGTGGCCCGCCGCGCCCACGACACCACCGCCATCGTGCTGGTCGGCGCGGCCATGACGATGGTCTTCGGCGCGCTCAACACCTTCACGCTGCTCGTGCTGGGCGACGACCACCAACTCGGCACGGTCATGCGGTGGCTGGCCGGCGGATTCGGCGACGCGGGATGGACGATGGTCTGGGCGCCGATCGCGATCCTCGTCGTCACCGGCACGGTGGTGATGCTGTGCAGCCGCCACCTGGACCTGCTCCTCACCGGCGACGACGGCGCCACCGCGATGGGCGTCCACGTGCCCCGGTTCCGGATCCTCATGCTGTTGCTGGTCTCGCTGCTCACCGCGGGCGCCGTGGCGGTGTCGGGGACCATCGGCTTCATCGGCCTGCTCATCCCCCACCTGGCGGGCTTTCTCACCGGCCGAACCTCCGCGCGCCTACTGCCCACCGCGGCCCTGCTCGGCGCCCTCGCCCTGGTCCTGGCCGACATCGCCGCGCGTGCGGTGAGCGAGGGCGCCGAGCTGCCGGTCGGCGTCATCACGGGCGTCGTGGGCGGGCCGGTGTTCCTGGCGATGTTGTGGCGCCGCTACGGGAAGGCGTCGATATGA
- a CDS encoding ABC transporter ATP-binding protein, with translation MTTLHAHDVSARLGGREILDGVDLTVTPGLVTALVGPNGSGKTTLLRTCYRALPVAAGMVTVDGADIASLRRRALARAVGASTQEPVSLGGITVRESVRLGRTVTRGLFEPLGADDAAVVETILARVGLTGLADRDVLALSGGERQRVSIARTLAQQPDVLLLDEPTNHLDLHQQLSVLALLRELAAGGLAVLLTLHDLRMAVEYCDAVAVLHRGRLVATGAPEEVLDAAVLREVFGVRGQVRAGPDGRRTLDVAGLADG, from the coding sequence ATGACCACCCTCCACGCCCACGACGTCTCCGCCCGCCTGGGCGGCCGGGAGATCCTCGACGGCGTCGACCTGACCGTCACTCCCGGCCTGGTCACGGCCCTGGTCGGGCCGAACGGCAGCGGCAAGACCACCCTGCTGCGCACGTGTTACCGGGCCCTGCCGGTGGCGGCGGGGATGGTGACGGTGGACGGCGCGGACATCGCCTCGCTGCGCCGCCGCGCGCTCGCCCGCGCGGTGGGGGCCAGCACGCAGGAGCCGGTCTCGCTCGGCGGCATCACGGTCCGCGAGTCGGTGCGTCTGGGCCGGACGGTCACCCGCGGGCTGTTCGAGCCGCTCGGCGCCGATGACGCCGCGGTCGTCGAGACCATTCTCGCGCGGGTCGGGCTGACCGGGCTGGCCGACCGCGACGTGCTGGCACTGTCCGGCGGGGAGCGGCAGCGGGTGTCGATCGCGCGCACCCTCGCCCAGCAGCCCGACGTCCTCCTGCTGGACGAGCCCACCAACCACCTCGACCTCCACCAGCAACTGTCGGTCCTGGCGCTGCTGCGCGAGCTCGCGGCGGGCGGCCTCGCGGTGCTGCTCACGCTCCACGACCTGCGCATGGCCGTCGAGTACTGCGATGCCGTCGCGGTCCTGCACCGCGGGCGGCTCGTCGCGACGGGCGCGCCGGAGGAGGTCCTGGACGCCGCGGTGCTGCGGGAGGTGTTCGGCGTGCGCGGCCAGGTGCGGGCGGGGCCGGACGGTCGCCGCACGCTCGACGTGGCGGGGCTCGCCGATGGGTGA
- a CDS encoding (2Fe-2S)-binding protein: MGDQPVGEVPVGDDGDDDELRSPGTVAAAYSGATGLLGDFAGTIEHASPVLPGEVLTDPRWLARRVEDTGRRWNHDDPRVNGTLWWYSASSTLVIAPLAMLLASGRAPDPRPGRLTVSLQPNGYLHAARSNRLLPSVEAFADALREAHGEVIDALAEVSSASPRALWAIATDSIANRALEAGRATGDPDRGVALARAVCRPPLLPARFVDVEGPARTRRFVRRSSCCLIYVATDGGKCASCPRRAPDDRRAELLRRM; encoded by the coding sequence ATGGGTGACCAGCCAGTGGGTGAGGTGCCGGTGGGTGACGACGGCGACGACGACGAGCTCCGCTCCCCCGGGACCGTTGCAGCCGCATACTCGGGCGCCACGGGCCTCCTCGGGGACTTCGCCGGCACCATCGAGCACGCCTCCCCGGTCCTGCCCGGGGAGGTGCTGACGGACCCGCGGTGGCTGGCCCGGCGGGTGGAGGACACCGGACGGCGCTGGAACCATGACGATCCGCGAGTGAACGGGACCCTGTGGTGGTATTCGGCGAGCTCGACGCTTGTCATCGCGCCGCTGGCGATGCTGCTCGCGAGCGGCCGCGCACCCGATCCCCGCCCTGGTCGGCTCACCGTCTCGCTGCAGCCGAACGGCTATCTCCACGCGGCGCGGTCGAACCGCCTCCTGCCGTCGGTTGAGGCTTTCGCCGACGCGCTGCGGGAGGCCCACGGCGAGGTGATCGACGCCCTCGCGGAGGTTTCCAGCGCCTCGCCGCGGGCACTGTGGGCGATCGCCACGGATTCCATCGCCAACCGGGCCCTCGAGGCGGGCCGAGCGACCGGCGACCCAGACCGCGGCGTCGCGCTTGCTCGCGCCGTGTGCCGCCCTCCTCTACTGCCGGCCCGCTTCGTCGACGTGGAGGGCCCCGCCCGGACGCGACGGTTCGTCCGCCGCAGTTCGTGTTGCCTCATCTATGTGGCCACCGACGGCGGCAAGTGCGCGAGTTGCCCGCGCCGCGCCCCGGACGACCGTCGGGCGGAACTGCTTCGGCGAATGTAG